The genomic interval ACCTGTTGCCGCTCTTCATCCTCAACCGGGAGGAGACCTTCACGCTGCCGCTCGGCGTGCAGGCGTTCGCGTCGCAGTACTCGGTCGACACGGCGAAGGTCCTGGCGTTCACCTCCCTGTCGATGCTCCCGGCGCTGCTGTTCTTCAGCCTGTTCCAGCGCCGGATCGTCGGAGGGCTGACCGGCGCCGTGAAGGGCTGACCGGGGACGGCTCAGCGGCGCGGGGTCAGGTAGCCACGGGAGAAGGCGGTGGCGACCGCCGCCGCCCGGTCGTTGACGCCGAGTTTGGCGTACACGTGCAGCAGGTGGGTCTTCACCGTCGCCTCGCTGATGAAGAGCTGCCGGGCCGCCTCCCGGTTGGTCGACCCCTGGGCGATCAGCTCCAGCACCTCCAGCTCGCGCTGGGAGAGCGGCTCCGAGGCGGGCTGGCGGATCTGACCCATCAGCCGGGTCGCGACGGCGGGGGAGAGGACCGCCTGTCCGCGCGCGGCAGCCTCGACCGCCCGGAACAGCTCCTCCCTCGGCGCGTCCTTCAACAGGTACCCGGTGGCGCCCGCCTCGATCGCGGGCAGCACGTCGCTGTCGGTGTCGTACGTGGTGAGCACCAGGATCCGGGCCGGCACCCCACGGCTGGCCAGTTCCTTGATCGCGGTGACCCCGTCGGTCCTCGGCATCCGCAGGTCCATCAGGATCACGTCGGGCCGGAGCCTCTCTCCGGCGGTGATGGCCTCGGCGCCGTCACCGGCCTCGCCGAGCACCTCGAAGCGCGGGTCGGCGCTGAACATGCCCCGCAACCCGTCCCGCACCACCGGGTGGTCGTCGACGATGAGCAGCGAGATCACTGCGCACCTCCGGCGGGGATGGCCGGCACGGCCGCCGAGATCGCCGTACCGCCACCCGGCTCCGACTCGATGTCCAACCGGCCCGCGAGGCGCTGCACCCGCTGCCGCATCCCGGCGAGCCCGAACCCGCCGTTGTGGGAACCGTTGGCCCGCTTGACCCCGGGCTCGAAGCCGACCCCGTCGTCGCGCACGTCGAGCGTCACCAGATCCTCCATGTAGGACAGGGTCAGGCCGACCCGGCTGGCCCGGGCGTGTTTCGCCACGTTCGCCAGCGCCTCCTGCGCGGTACGCAACAGGGCCACCTCCACGTCGGTGTGCATCGGCCGGGCGTCGCCGGTGGTGGTGAGTACCGTCTCGATGTGGTGCGCCTCCGCCCAGCGCCGCGCCATGTCGTTGATCGCGTCCGGGAGCCGGGCCTCGGCCAGCATCGTCGGCTCCACCGCGTGCACCGACCGGCGGGCCTCGGTGAGGCTCTCCCGGGCCAGGTTCATCGCGTTCGTCACGTGCCGGCGGGACGTCGCCGGGTCGTCGGTCTGCTCGGCGGCCTGGAGCTGGGTGAGGATGCCGGCGAGCCCCTGGGCGAGGGTGTCGTGGATCTCCCGGGCCATCCGCTGCCGCTCGTCCAGCACCCCCGCCTCGCGCGCCTGCACCAGCAGTTGGGCGTGCAGGCCGGCGTTCTCCTCCAGCGCCGCCTCCAGCTTGGTGTTCGCCTCGTGCAGCTCGGTCAGCGCCTGCCGCTGCTTGTGGTTGCGCTGGTCGGCCAGCTCGGCGAAGTAGAAGAACACCCCGGCCAGCACGATGCAGATCACGCTGACGGAGATCCCCTCCCACCACTCCCCGGCGACGATCTCGGCGGCCCCGCCCAGGTAACCGATCGCCGAGACGACCGCCGTGGCGGCGACGCCGGCATAGCGCCAGCGGCCCTTGAGGTAGAGGAACGCCTGGGGGTAGCCGACGAAGGCGAAGAGCGCGAAGAAGGGCGCGATCGCCACCAGGCCGGCGGCCAGCACCATCAGCCCGGTGTAGTAGAGGCCCATCAGCGGGCCTCTCTGGTGCCACTCCGGGTGCAGGGTGTGGAAGCAGAGCAACCAGAGCGTGGCCGCGAACGCCAGCCCGAGCACGGCCGGGACGTGCACCGGCGTGTCCCAGGTCGGTTGCAGCAGCGTGACCAGGACACTGGCCGCCAGGAGGAGGTACGGCAGCACGTTGAAGAGCGCCACCTCCCGGCGTTCCCAGCGGTCGAACTCGGCGCGCAGCTCCGCCTCGATGCTCACGACCTACTCCCAGCGGAAGTACCGCGCGGCCAGCCCACCGGCCACGATCGTCCACCCCAGCATGACAGCCAGGTGCAGCGGCTGCGGCCAGTGCCCGGCCGTCGCGTCCTGCAACGCCTGCACACCCGCGCCGAGCGGGGTGAGGTCGCTGATCGTCCGCAGTACGTCGTTCATGCTGTCGCGGGGGATCCAGAGGCCGGCGAAGAAGACGATCGGGAAGAACAGCACGGTCCCGATCGCGCCGGCACTCTTGCCGCTCGGGGCGAGCGCGGCGACGAGCAGGCCGATCGCGAACATCGCCAACGCGGCCAGCAGGTAGCCCAGCAGGTAGGCCGGGAGCTGCCGGGGCAGGCGTACCTCGAACGCCAGCCGGCCGACCGCCAGGACCACCACCATCGTTGCCACCGACAGGATCGTCGACATCAGCAACTGCGCGCCGAGCATCATCGCCGGCTTCACCGGGGTGGTCCGCATGCGTCGCAGCACACCCTTCTCCCGATAGCTGGCGAAGAGCTGGGAGAGGCCGTTGAGCGCGAACATCGCGAGGGCCAGCGCGACGACGATCGGCACGTACAGGTCGATCACCCGCAGGCCGCCGAGGGACTGGTCGGGTTCCCGGAACGCCGGGATCGCCCCGAAGATGCCGAGCAGGATCGGCGGGAAGGCGAGCGCGAAGAACACGATCATCGGCTCGCGGAAGAAGAGTCGGGTTTCGGTGGCGGTGAGCCGGTACAGGGCGGACATGGCAGTCTCCTCAGGCGTCGACGGGTCGGCCGGTGAGCGCGACGAAGGCGTCCTCCAGCGAGGTCTGCTCGACCCGCAGGTCGGCGGCGACGACCTGGTTGCGGGCGAGCACGGTGGTCACCGCGAGCAGCAGGTTTCCGGTACCGGTCACCACGAGTTGGCTGCCGGCCCGCTCCACCGACGTCACCTCGGGCAGCGCGGTCAGTACGGCGTGGTCCAGCGGCGCCGACGGGCGGAACCGGATGCGCTGCCGGTCGTCGACCCTGGCGACCAGCCCGGCCGGAGAGTCGAGCGCGACGAGCCGACCCGAGTCGATCACGGCCAGCCGGTCACAGAGCCGCTCCGCCTCCTCCATGAAGTGCGTGACCAGCAGGATCGTCACGCCCCGGTCGCGGATGTCCTCGATCAGGTCCCAGGTGTCCCGGCGCGCCTGCGGGTCCAGGCCGGTGGTCAGTTCGTCGAGTACCGCCACCTTCGGGTTGCCGACCAGCGCGAGCGCGATCGACAGCCGCTGCTTCTGCCCGCCGGAGAGCCGCCGGAACTGCGTACCGAGCCTGCCGGTGAGCCGCAGGGTGTCGACCAGGTCCCGCCAGTCGGCCGGCTCTCGATAGAAGGAGCTGAACAGTCGCATCGCCTCGCCGACCGTGAGCTTGTCCGGCAGCTCGCTCTCCTGGAGCTGTGCGCCGAGCAGTTGCCGGAGTTCTCCGGTGTCCCGCTGCGGGTCGATGCCGCAGACCCGGATGCTGCCGGCGTCCGGGGTACGTAATCCCTCGACGCACTCGACGGTCGTGGTCTTACCCGCCCCGTTCGGTCCCAGGATGCCGAAGATCTCGCCCGGCTCGACGGCGAAGCTGACCCCGTCCACCACCGTCTGCTCGCCGTAGCGTTTGACGAGGCCGTCTACCTCGATGATTGTCATACCGGAAGCGTGCCGTCCGCGCCCCGGCGCCGAATCGACCACGCAGCCACCGCTGCCGCCGGCCCCGACGGGTGCCCCGGTCAACCGATCGGTGGATGCCCGGCCCGTCGTCGGGTCGACGTCCAGTCGGCGTCCAATCTGCGTTCAGTCCGCACTGGGAGCTTGTCCGAAAACCACACCAGCGACGGAGGCGACAGTGGAACGGACAGGCACGGCACGGATCGTCGGCCGGGGATCGGCGTGGATTCTCGCGCTGACGCTGGCCCTGATCGGGGCGTTGGCGAGCACCTTACCCGCGCAGGCCGGAGCGCGGGCGGCACGCGGCGCACCGGATCTCCCCAACCTCACCGCCTCGGCACCGTCCGGCATCGCCAAGGCGACGCCGGATGCCGCCAAGCGGCCGGCAGGCGCCCAGCGGGCACTGCGCAAGCTCGACAGCACCGCGATGAAACTGGGTACGAAGGACGCGGGTACGGCCACCCGGAGGGTCGACGGCACCCAGGCGGAGGCTGCCGGGTGCACGCCGTACATCAGCGGATACGTGACCCGGGTCGGCCTCGACGTGCGGATCGACTACCTGGCGGAGATCGTCTGCAACTTCTACCTCGCCGGCGCCGGCCAGGCGTACCTGATCGAGCGGACGAGCGGCTCACCGTACAACGGGCAGGTGGTCGCCGCCGCCGGGGTGTTCAGCTTCGGCAACGACTACTACGGCTACAGCCTCGGCGCGGTGCTGATCGACGGCCGGGTATACGACGGCGGCAGCCAGCTGGAGATCGGGTTCAACCTGGCGTTGCAGACGCTGGACGGATCGACCTGGGCCGGCTGCTTCCCGCTGCCGGCCGGGCAGCGCTACCTGAGCGGGTGTGCCGGCCTCGGCACTCCGACCATCTCCGTCTCGGTCGGTTCCGGAGTCTTCGGCACGGGGCTCGCGCCGAACC from Plantactinospora sp. BC1 carries:
- a CDS encoding ABC transporter permease yields the protein MSALYRLTATETRLFFREPMIVFFALAFPPILLGIFGAIPAFREPDQSLGGLRVIDLYVPIVVALALAMFALNGLSQLFASYREKGVLRRMRTTPVKPAMMLGAQLLMSTILSVATMVVVLAVGRLAFEVRLPRQLPAYLLGYLLAALAMFAIGLLVAALAPSGKSAGAIGTVLFFPIVFFAGLWIPRDSMNDVLRTISDLTPLGAGVQALQDATAGHWPQPLHLAVMLGWTIVAGGLAARYFRWE
- a CDS encoding sensor histidine kinase gives rise to the protein MSIEAELRAEFDRWERREVALFNVLPYLLLAASVLVTLLQPTWDTPVHVPAVLGLAFAATLWLLCFHTLHPEWHQRGPLMGLYYTGLMVLAAGLVAIAPFFALFAFVGYPQAFLYLKGRWRYAGVAATAVVSAIGYLGGAAEIVAGEWWEGISVSVICIVLAGVFFYFAELADQRNHKQRQALTELHEANTKLEAALEENAGLHAQLLVQAREAGVLDERQRMAREIHDTLAQGLAGILTQLQAAEQTDDPATSRRHVTNAMNLARESLTEARRSVHAVEPTMLAEARLPDAINDMARRWAEAHHIETVLTTTGDARPMHTDVEVALLRTAQEALANVAKHARASRVGLTLSYMEDLVTLDVRDDGVGFEPGVKRANGSHNGGFGLAGMRQRVQRLAGRLDIESEPGGGTAISAAVPAIPAGGAQ
- a CDS encoding response regulator transcription factor; protein product: MISLLIVDDHPVVRDGLRGMFSADPRFEVLGEAGDGAEAITAGERLRPDVILMDLRMPRTDGVTAIKELASRGVPARILVLTTYDTDSDVLPAIEAGATGYLLKDAPREELFRAVEAAARGQAVLSPAVATRLMGQIRQPASEPLSQRELEVLELIAQGSTNREAARQLFISEATVKTHLLHVYAKLGVNDRAAAVATAFSRGYLTPRR
- a CDS encoding phospholipase, whose product is MERTGTARIVGRGSAWILALTLALIGALASTLPAQAGARAARGAPDLPNLTASAPSGIAKATPDAAKRPAGAQRALRKLDSTAMKLGTKDAGTATRRVDGTQAEAAGCTPYISGYVTRVGLDVRIDYLAEIVCNFYLAGAGQAYLIERTSGSPYNGQVVAAAGVFSFGNDYYGYSLGAVLIDGRVYDGGSQLEIGFNLALQTLDGSTWAGCFPLPAGQRYLSGCAGLGTPTISVSVGSGVFGTGLAPNRLAVLASLTQTGSDSYATWDAARQNQAILAAYMFDWSNDGCTGAPDNPLGFAFELSCIRHDFGYRNYKAAQRFAENKDRLDLAFYGDMQRVCATYSDALRPPCYGLATIYYEAVRIFGRPNVTDAQLRAAQEQMPEGTAGTAPLASTG
- a CDS encoding ABC transporter ATP-binding protein, translating into MTIIEVDGLVKRYGEQTVVDGVSFAVEPGEIFGILGPNGAGKTTTVECVEGLRTPDAGSIRVCGIDPQRDTGELRQLLGAQLQESELPDKLTVGEAMRLFSSFYREPADWRDLVDTLRLTGRLGTQFRRLSGGQKQRLSIALALVGNPKVAVLDELTTGLDPQARRDTWDLIEDIRDRGVTILLVTHFMEEAERLCDRLAVIDSGRLVALDSPAGLVARVDDRQRIRFRPSAPLDHAVLTALPEVTSVERAGSQLVVTGTGNLLLAVTTVLARNQVVAADLRVEQTSLEDAFVALTGRPVDA